A section of the Candidatus Poribacteria bacterium genome encodes:
- a CDS encoding ferredoxin family protein codes for MPFVICEPCVDVKDAACVDVCPVDCIHEGEDQYYIEPDECIDCGVCEPECPVEAIFEESAVPDQWQSYIAKNADFFK; via the coding sequence ATGCCGTTTGTGATCTGCGAACCGTGCGTCGACGTCAAGGACGCCGCTTGCGTCGACGTCTGCCCGGTCGACTGCATCCACGAGGGCGAGGATCAGTACTACATCGAGCCCGACGAATGCATCGACTGCGGCGTCTGCGAACCGGAATGCCCGGTTGAGGCGATCTTCGAGGAAAGCGCTGTCCCCGATCAGTGGCAGAGCTACATCGCCAAGAACGCGGACTTCTTCAAGTAG
- a CDS encoding ArsA family ATPase, whose translation MRIILYTGKGGVGKTSIAAATGLRLAGMGYRTLVMSVDPAHSLADSFDLDRRLTDHDGGSTTKLAENLDIQEIQVQEEIQRYWREVYSYVTSVLRLSGIDGIVAEELAIFPGMEEVCSLLYINQYYRDKTYDVVILDCAPTGESLRFVSIPTTLDWYMSKVFRLQRGVVSVVRPIAKRLTNVPLPEERYFENIESLFERLNGIDAVLRDASVTTVRLVTNPEKMVLKETQRAFMYFCLYGLTIDGVIINRVLPPEADGQFVAHWREAQQAYLADIEDAFANVPIWKVPLFGEEVLGQAGLERLADVLYGDTDPAQAHATESPMIFSREDGKTRISLHLPFVRATDIDLSVFKDELVVRIGGFKRHVSLPRNLVGVSPLGAKRNGDRLDITFPAPSSI comes from the coding sequence GTGCGGATCATCCTCTACACGGGCAAGGGCGGCGTCGGCAAGACGAGCATCGCGGCGGCAACGGGTCTGCGGCTGGCAGGAATGGGCTATCGGACCCTCGTCATGTCGGTCGATCCGGCGCACTCGCTCGCGGACTCGTTCGACCTCGACCGCCGACTTACCGACCACGACGGTGGCTCGACCACGAAGCTCGCCGAGAACCTGGACATCCAGGAGATACAGGTTCAAGAAGAGATTCAGCGCTACTGGCGCGAGGTCTACTCCTACGTGACGAGCGTGCTCCGCCTGTCCGGGATCGACGGCATCGTTGCCGAAGAGCTCGCCATCTTCCCCGGCATGGAGGAGGTGTGCAGCCTCCTCTACATCAACCAGTACTATCGCGACAAGACTTACGATGTCGTCATCCTCGACTGCGCGCCGACCGGCGAATCGCTCCGGTTCGTCAGCATTCCGACGACGCTCGACTGGTATATGTCGAAGGTGTTCCGGCTCCAACGGGGTGTTGTCAGCGTCGTGCGTCCTATCGCCAAGCGATTGACGAACGTGCCGCTGCCCGAGGAGCGCTACTTCGAGAACATCGAGAGCCTGTTCGAACGGCTCAACGGGATCGACGCCGTGCTGCGCGATGCCTCAGTCACAACGGTACGGCTCGTGACCAACCCCGAGAAGATGGTTCTCAAGGAAACGCAGCGGGCGTTCATGTACTTCTGCTTGTACGGATTGACCATCGACGGAGTGATCATCAATCGCGTGCTGCCGCCGGAGGCGGACGGGCAGTTCGTGGCGCACTGGCGCGAGGCGCAGCAGGCATACCTGGCGGATATCGAAGACGCCTTCGCGAACGTCCCGATCTGGAAAGTGCCTCTGTTCGGCGAGGAAGTGCTCGGTCAGGCGGGGCTGGAACGCCTCGCGGACGTTCTCTACGGCGACACGGACCCAGCGCAAGCACACGCCACGGAATCGCCCATGATCTTCTCGCGGGAGGACGGCAAGACGCGCATCTCGCTGCACCTGCCGTTCGTCCGCGCGACGGATATCGACCTGTCCGTGTTCAAAGACGAGCTCGTCGTGCGGATCGGCGGGTTCAAGCGGCACGTCTCATTGCCGAGGAACCTGGTGGGCGTCTCTCCCCTCGGCGCAAAGCGGAACGGCGACCGGCTGGATATCACCTTCCCGGCTCCGTCTTCGATCTAA
- a CDS encoding DUF2088 domain-containing protein, with protein sequence MATIPFRAKAWYGDETIHLPVPDRWRLEVSRLTPSRRLAPTEIAAALRSPIGTPTVRALAERARTATIIVEDMTRPTPMTEIIPALLSDLHDAGLGRDSIRFVLALGCHRQAPREEMVKKLGADVVGEYEVLNHDLDGQFQYCGRSSRGTPIYINQAVTSSDLKIILGTTYPRGGTGYGGGAKCLVPGVAAQATIETYHHLPGVEALNPDGPMRQDIEEIARKVGIDFIVNAVLNGDREIIGVFAGDVVDAHRAAADLCKQASLFPMIPDADVVISNAYPFDTNLRYTWRGTWPFGFHRNAVKVLVDTCTEGTGYHQYFKAHGLPFAVRNANVPSWHLYSPVLGPKEAYEVHPECLFHRTWESIVETVEAEAEGSPKVAVYPDAGIGWHS encoded by the coding sequence ATGGCGACGATCCCGTTCCGCGCGAAGGCATGGTACGGCGATGAGACGATCCACCTGCCCGTCCCCGACCGCTGGCGGCTGGAGGTCTCCCGACTCACTCCCTCGCGACGGCTCGCGCCGACGGAGATCGCCGCCGCGCTCCGCAGCCCCATCGGCACGCCGACGGTCCGTGCCCTCGCCGAGCGAGCGCGAACCGCGACGATCATCGTCGAAGACATGACGCGCCCGACTCCCATGACGGAGATCATCCCGGCGCTGCTGAGCGACCTGCACGACGCCGGACTGGGTCGCGACTCGATCCGGTTCGTGCTCGCTCTGGGCTGCCATCGGCAGGCTCCTCGCGAGGAGATGGTCAAGAAGCTGGGAGCCGATGTCGTTGGCGAGTACGAAGTCCTGAACCACGACCTCGACGGGCAGTTCCAGTACTGTGGCCGGTCGAGCCGGGGAACGCCCATCTACATCAATCAGGCGGTCACGTCGTCCGACCTCAAGATCATCCTCGGCACGACCTACCCGCGCGGCGGAACCGGCTACGGCGGCGGCGCGAAGTGCCTCGTCCCGGGCGTCGCGGCGCAGGCGACCATCGAGACCTACCACCACCTGCCCGGCGTCGAAGCGCTCAACCCCGACGGGCCCATGCGGCAGGACATCGAGGAGATAGCCCGGAAGGTCGGGATCGACTTCATCGTCAACGCCGTCCTCAACGGCGATCGGGAGATCATCGGCGTCTTCGCCGGCGACGTCGTCGACGCCCACCGCGCGGCAGCGGACCTGTGCAAGCAGGCGAGCCTCTTCCCGATGATCCCCGACGCCGACGTGGTCATCAGCAACGCCTATCCGTTCGACACGAACCTGCGCTACACCTGGCGCGGCACTTGGCCCTTCGGGTTCCACCGGAACGCCGTCAAAGTGCTCGTCGATACCTGCACGGAGGGAACGGGCTATCACCAGTACTTCAAGGCGCACGGGCTGCCGTTCGCCGTGCGCAACGCGAACGTGCCGTCGTGGCATCTCTACTCGCCGGTGCTGGGTCCCAAGGAAGCGTACGAGGTTCACCCCGAATGCCTGTTCCATCGGACGTGGGAGAGCATCGTGGAGACCGTCGAGGCTGAGGCGGAGGGCAGTCCGAAGGTCGCCGTCTATCCCGACGCCGGCATTGGATGGCATAGCTGA